In Chryseobacterium sp. C-71, the genomic window TTCTTCATTCAGATAGTAGTTGTCATCTTCTTCTACAAACTGCAGAAAATCTTCCTCCGAATTAAAATTCCCTACCCAAAAATCTAAAGTCTGTGTATTCATGTCTAATTTTTTGAAGCGTCAAAGGTAAGGTTAATAGTTTTTTATTTCAAATATATATGTATTCTTATTTTACTAAAAGCAATTTTATTCCAATCTCAAATTTTGAGAAGTTAAAGATGTATTTATGTCATAAAGACTTTCTCTCATTGCGAAAACCATATCAGATAAATTATCTTGATTATTAAATTGAATAAATTTTTTGGTAGCCATTATTACAGTATCAGAAGCATAAAGTGTCATATTTATCCATTCCAATTTAATTTCAGAGATGAGCTCTTCACGAGATTTGATGTCGGCTCTTTTTAAAAGTAATTTTTCTTTATTAAGATCATAATTTAGCAAGGAATAACAAAGAATAATCATTTCTTTGTATCTTAAATCTTTGAGTTCATGTCTTGACTGATCTTTTCGTTTTCTTTTTTCAATAAAAAGATAATCAAAAGCACTTTTTAGAAGGCCTCCGATACCAATCAATCCAATCACAGAAATTATCATTTTTGCAGTTTCCATATATTGTTTTTAATCGTTAAACCTTCAAAAATCCACGAAAAGCTCTTGCAGCATAATAAGAATTGGCACCATTGTGATACAGAAAAACTGTGTTGTACCGTCGGTCACAAAATAGTGCGCCGCCCAAAGCTCGGATATCTTTTGGAGTTTTAATCCAACTTGAGGTTTTCAGGTCAAATTCCCCTAAGGTTTGTAAAAATCGATATTGGGTTTCATCCAAAATTTCTACACCCATTTCTGAAGCGACAGTCAATGCATCATTTTGTGGTTTGTTTTCTTTTCTGGAATCCAATGCTTCACGGTCATAGCAAAAACTTCTCCTGCCTTTCGGACTTTCCGGAGAGCAATCGAAGAGTACATATTCATCAGATTTTTTATCATAATCTACCACATCAGGTTCGCCGCCGGAAATTTCCATTTCGTTGAGCGACCAAAGTTTTTGCGGATTTGCTTTTAGTTTTGTTTCAATTTTTGACCAATCCATTTTTGGATGACGGTTGATGTTTTTCTCAAAACGCTGTTGCAGAATATCCAGCAGTTCAATGGTTTCTCTTTCTGATAATTGCTTTTTTGATGCCATGATGGTGTTTTTTAGTTTTTAAAATTTAAGGAAAATATATCAGTTTGTCCTCGGGTAAATCATATTCGTAGATTTTATCGGTTTCAGGTGCAATGTAGAGCCATTGGATGGTACTGATTTTATTTTCAGATTCTGTATAAATTCCCAAAACGTAATATTCCTTATTGTCTCTGGTCTGTTTTTCTACGGAGTAGGCGAGATCAATTTTGTCTTTTAGGGATAATTTAACCAAATCATTCTTGGAATTGGCGATATAGTATTCTGCGAGATCATGTAAATGTTCTAGGTAAGAATCTGAAATTTCATCTTCTTTTGAATAATGATATTTGATAGGTTTGCCATATTGTTTTCTGAGTTTTGAAACATTTCCGTCTTTGATTTTTTTAGCAGAAACAATCCACTGTGCAATTTGCGGAGTCTCTCCGTCTCCTGCGATGTAAATCGTGTCATTTTTCCATTTTATTGCGATGAGGTCACCTCGAAGAAAACTGCGGTCGTTATTGTTATCATTAACAAAATCGATTTCTTCATTTTCTTTTTTACCATTAAGTTGAGTATAATCAAAGTTATCATTGTAAGAAACAAACTCAATCGTATCTATCTTTATTGAATCTTTTTTTGCTTCAATCTGCGGAACTGTCTTCGTCACAGTTTTTTCCTGCGGCTGATTCTTTGACTCAGGCGAAATGCAAGAAAAGCAAAGAGTAAGGATTAATATCGCAAAAAATTCTTTCATATTATAAAAATAATAAAATTTGATAAGATGAATTGTAGCTGCTGTTGGCTTACGAAATTCGCTTCTCTTTTTCACTCTCCAAAATTGTTTTTTCTAAACGTGAAATTTGTGTTTTTTGTTGTTTAGCGCTCATAATCCAATGGGTCATGACCTTTTTATAAGACGGTGCTTGCTTTTCGAAAAATTCCCAGGCTTTTTGATTGGCTTTAAATTGTTCTTCATATTCTTGAGAAAATTTTACATTTTCAGTTTCATGAGAATAGATCCCGGATTTATTTTCTTTTCTAAGCTTAAATGCATCAAGGCCTGCAGGCTTCATAAGACCTGCTTTGGTCAATTCTTCCATTTTTTTAATGTTGATGGTACTCCAGATGCTCGTTGGTTTTCTTGGAGTAAACCGAATGCTATAGCTTTCTTCATCTATTGATTTTCTCACCCCGTCGATCCAGCCAAAGCATAAAGCCTGATCCACAGATTCTGACCATGTCATAGAAGGCTTTTTCGTTCCGACTTTATAAAAGCCCACCAATAGCTCTGTTTTTGTTTTGTGATTTTCTTCAAGCCATTTGCAGAAGTCTTGCTGGGTGGGGAAGAATGTAATATTCATACAATATTATCTATATTATTCAACGTCGAAGATAAGAGACAAAATGATAAAAAGAATAATGAAAAATACAATATTTATAAAAAATGAAAAAAATGAAAAGCTAAATATATATCTGATATAATTTTTTGAAAACATGGGAGAGTCATTTAAAATTTGATGTATTTTCAAATGATATGATAACATCATAATCGTTATAATAATCGCTGATATAATAAATGTAAAAAAATCTACTGTATTGTCAATAAGCGAATCTGAAGATATAAGACTTAGAAAAACTGCAATTATCAAAAGGATAATTGAAAATACAGAAACAGTCAGCCAAAATTTTCTCTTAGTTTCCTTTTCATCAGAAAATAGAAAATAAAATAGGTTGGCTAAAACAAAAAGAATAAGAATGTATGTCCAGATTTCCATTAAAATATTACTTAACAGGGTATTTTATCGCCTTATTTCTCTCAATCGGATTGTTATATTTTCTGATATAATTTTGCTCATCTTTGATCAACGGTACAAGTTCGCTGGCTTTTGTATATCTTTTACCATCAATATCGATACTTTCTGAAGAGCCGTTTCGCAAATTCTCTCTGTCCTCATGCATAGGATCATTGTAGAACTCCATTGCTTTTTTTAGAAATATTTTTTCTGTTATAAGAATTGGTTTTCGTCCGTATCTTACTTCCAAAAAATTTGATGTATCGTAAGTTTCAGCTAATTTTTTGCTTTTAATCAAATTGAAGCTGTATTGTTTCTGACTGTCTTCGATTGAAACAATTAAACCTGGAAGTCCTTTAAATTTATAAGGACCTTCTGAAAAAGGAATTTCCTTGGTGAACCATGCTGTCCATTTTCTGCCGCCAAAATTGGTGGTTGCTTTTTGTACGGTAAATCCTGCAAGTTGTTTAGTTTCGTTAGATAAATTCCATTTAATTAAATCTTCGGTAGGATAGCTGTAGATTTGAAAATCAATTGCACTGAAATTGAGATTTTCATTAGAGTTTTTCTTTCTCGTTACGGGAGTATGTTTTGTCCAGTTTGTATTTTTATCGTTGTTTGCTTTGTTGATGGAATCTTTTTCTAGAAAAACATTGTCATAATATTTGCTGCCATCAGGATTTATGTCCAAAACCATAAAGCTTTTAA contains:
- a CDS encoding DUF4256 domain-containing protein; its protein translation is MASKKQLSERETIELLDILQQRFEKNINRHPKMDWSKIETKLKANPQKLWSLNEMEISGGEPDVVDYDKKSDEYVLFDCSPESPKGRRSFCYDREALDSRKENKPQNDALTVASEMGVEILDETQYRFLQTLGEFDLKTSSWIKTPKDIRALGGALFCDRRYNTVFLYHNGANSYYAARAFRGFLKV
- a CDS encoding YdeI family protein; protein product: MNITFFPTQQDFCKWLEENHKTKTELLVGFYKVGTKKPSMTWSESVDQALCFGWIDGVRKSIDEESYSIRFTPRKPTSIWSTINIKKMEELTKAGLMKPAGLDAFKLRKENKSGIYSHETENVKFSQEYEEQFKANQKAWEFFEKQAPSYKKVMTHWIMSAKQQKTQISRLEKTILESEKEKRIS
- a CDS encoding GLPGLI family protein; this encodes MKLTYFLLFLMIGFTNAQTHRFFYELKFKQDSTQTEPLKSFMVLDINPDGSKYYDNVFLEKDSINKANNDKNTNWTKHTPVTRKKNSNENLNFSAIDFQIYSYPTEDLIKWNLSNETKQLAGFTVQKATTNFGGRKWTAWFTKEIPFSEGPYKFKGLPGLIVSIEDSQKQYSFNLIKSKKLAETYDTSNFLEVRYGRKPILITEKIFLKKAMEFYNDPMHEDRENLRNGSSESIDIDGKRYTKASELVPLIKDEQNYIRKYNNPIERNKAIKYPVK